From one Geoalkalibacter halelectricus genomic stretch:
- a CDS encoding autotransporter assembly complex protein TamA has translation MGEGCFVRGTVPNATTAGGSCAVVRWVAGLVLILVLSAVDTAQALPYAEVRVQIRGVEGAVLENVAAALELPPGLVRDGRVNELWLRRFERGIPQRARTALEPFGYYEPRIQVDRLPENRRLVLRVSIEPGPPVRVVGRRLRMEGDPPRRLRERLDEFPLLPGDVLRHDIYESAKAQLKSLAVDLGYLDADFSVAVIRVNREQRSAEIELLFVPGPRYHFGAVTLSGNHRYPERFLRRHLAFREGDVFSFDLLGLTQQNFFDSDRFSGVVVNPRIAAAENHVVPIDIHLEPSAPRRLRPGVGYGTDTGGRFTLSYQDVNVVQTGHELGLSGMLAERQKQANLRYIIPSHRNIQSLIALRAGYQEENLKTYDTRYYFAEAERVYGLRRNRLGTIYLRYQQEDSNIGGSDISTRLIMPGARFSQMRFNDPIRPTRGYHYQAEVRGTHDNLGSEVRLFQMLGNLNFLIPLPFETFLHLRGQGATTNQSDDLEEIPASLRFFTGGDRSVRGYAYQTLGPTDDLGNVVGGKHLLVGSIELEKRFVGSNWALAAFYDTGNAFDSFTDFRLARAAGGGVRYYTPVGPVKVDVARQIGEPTPSYRLHIGIGLGW, from the coding sequence ATGGGTGAAGGTTGTTTTGTGCGCGGCACGGTGCCGAATGCCACCACCGCCGGCGGCAGTTGTGCGGTGGTCCGCTGGGTGGCCGGGCTGGTTCTGATTTTGGTGCTGTCGGCGGTCGACACCGCGCAGGCGCTGCCTTACGCCGAGGTGCGGGTGCAGATTCGCGGCGTGGAGGGGGCGGTGCTGGAGAATGTCGCGGCGGCCCTCGAACTGCCGCCGGGCCTGGTCCGCGACGGTCGGGTCAACGAGCTGTGGCTGCGGCGTTTCGAGCGCGGCATCCCGCAGCGCGCCCGGACCGCCCTGGAGCCTTTCGGCTACTACGAGCCGCGCATTCAGGTGGACCGCCTGCCCGAGAACCGGCGTCTGGTGCTACGGGTGAGCATCGAACCCGGGCCGCCGGTGCGCGTGGTGGGCCGCCGCCTGCGCATGGAGGGCGATCCGCCCCGGCGTCTGCGCGAGCGCCTTGATGAATTCCCCCTGCTCCCCGGCGATGTATTGCGCCACGATATCTACGAAAGCGCCAAGGCCCAGCTCAAGAGCCTGGCGGTGGATCTCGGTTACCTCGACGCCGACTTCTCGGTGGCCGTCATCCGCGTCAATCGCGAGCAACGCAGCGCCGAAATCGAGCTGCTCTTCGTTCCCGGACCCCGCTACCATTTCGGTGCGGTCACTCTCAGCGGCAACCATCGCTATCCCGAGCGTTTTCTGCGCCGCCATCTGGCTTTTCGCGAAGGTGACGTGTTTTCCTTCGATCTGCTCGGGCTGACTCAGCAAAATTTCTTTGATTCCGACCGCTTTTCCGGGGTGGTGGTGAATCCGCGCATCGCGGCCGCCGAGAACCATGTGGTGCCCATCGATATCCATCTCGAACCCTCGGCGCCGCGCCGGCTGCGTCCCGGTGTTGGTTACGGCACCGATACGGGTGGGCGCTTTACGCTGAGCTACCAGGATGTCAACGTGGTGCAGACCGGCCACGAGCTGGGGTTGAGCGGCATGCTGGCCGAGCGGCAGAAGCAGGCCAATTTGCGCTACATCATTCCCAGTCACCGCAATATCCAAAGCCTCATCGCCCTGCGCGCCGGCTATCAGGAAGAAAACCTCAAGACCTACGATACCCGCTACTACTTCGCCGAGGCCGAGCGCGTCTACGGCCTGCGCCGCAACCGTCTGGGCACCATCTATCTGCGCTACCAGCAGGAGGATTCCAACATCGGCGGCAGCGACATCAGCACGCGCCTGATCATGCCCGGCGCGCGTTTTTCCCAGATGCGCTTCAACGACCCCATTCGCCCCACGCGCGGCTATCATTACCAGGCCGAGGTGCGCGGCACCCACGACAACCTGGGGTCGGAAGTGCGGCTGTTTCAGATGCTCGGCAATCTCAATTTCCTCATCCCCCTGCCGTTTGAAACCTTCCTGCATCTGCGCGGCCAGGGCGCCACCACCAATCAGAGCGATGATCTTGAGGAAATCCCCGCCTCGTTGCGCTTTTTCACCGGCGGCGACCGTTCGGTGCGCGGCTATGCCTATCAGACCCTGGGGCCGACGGATGATCTGGGCAACGTGGTGGGCGGCAAGCATCTGCTGGTCGGCAGCATCGAGCTGGAAAAACGTTTCGTCGGCAGCAATTGGGCGCTGGCGGCGTTTTACGATACCGGCAACGCCTTTGACAGCTTCACCGATTTTCGCCTGGCGCGCGCCGCCGGCGGGGGGGTGCGCTACTATACGCCGGTGGGGCCCGTCAAGGTCGATGTAGCACGTCAGATTGGCGAGCCCACGCCGTCTTACCGGCTGCATATCGGGATAGGTCTGGGATGGTGA
- a CDS encoding translocation/assembly module TamB domain-containing protein, producing MVMRVLKYVVPGVVLLGLVLLFGAGYWLLRTPEGARWTLAAVSRWTPVTLEAEAIRGRLWGDLELDGLQVFWPGGEARSDALRLRWRPGDLRALRLAVMELDLGRLEIVWDAAEEPPPPAVEPEEQPLRLAWPRLEGLPLRVVLLVERLQAEQVSFGARGTAPQVLADVRLALGWQDGEVSLQDLALAGDFGRIEAQARARLTEPFLSAELRWQDEPAALDIDGVELSLELREVSGLVVGGPVTVQLYAAGAPLVQLEGRLALHEMALSFEELLLARSGAADRVRGTASVDWSGRDLQFAANLNLENLNLEPELGWATDLSGRLEVQGDLAAYAGSIDLRNARPGWEDLALAALVRGSAEDLSLSDIRARWLDGSLSGDLDMHWSAGFFLDARLSGAGLDPGVIEGAPAGRLNFDLVSALQLPPGEDLSVTAAGQLRDSHLLDQPFDAHFDLLWAEEDLHLHALHLQTEGVELEALGRLSEAVHFTALVEDFAVLLPDLSGSARAEGRVVLRDGRPGGEIRAEGSDLAIADLRLARWQLQADLRDLEAPGNIEASLWDMRHGDIRLREVEAQFAGLIEEHAIDLRLDWGTGRLRSTARGGWYDEAWRGEIARLQGEERALGAWWFAQPVRIEAGAQLVELAGLVLEAETGGVLRLDGAFAPEEFSGDLHGSWQAFNLELLNPWLPDMQLAGDTSGELEVRIHSAERLDLAAEIELATQVALETGIIEVREAALTLGWDAQGLAARALVRVDDAGTLTLVVASDDPGAPRIPERGDIEAHWSGVALEDLAARFYLPLDLWGALSADLSGNWDADLNVALRGALRIAEGGLRWRDEDGEITAALQTAQLDWQWQGADLVGELDVLLSDFGAVQGNFQLPLPARLPTAFDEAAPLAARLRVQVREHGLLATFMPGLVDETAGDLRADLQVGGSWATPVFSGDFSLTGAGAILPATGVVLRELELHGELDGQQVRLSSFGVRSGRGRLDGRGLVQLDDWALQSYSFEIAGRDFQVADLPELEIRINPDLRIEGALDRLRVSGEVRVPLFVVTGWQARTPVSPSPDVVFVNGEELEPERGLPLDLDLNLRVILGESVVIKLAGLDARLGGDLTLTMSERNDVLGTGEIRVIQGHYAAYGLRLPITRGRLFFPGGPVERPTLDILALRTVGEVRAGVQVSGTPQVPVVRLYSEPGMPDTDVLSYIVLGRPMGAGQGQVDALMLAAGALLSQGESAALQDRLRRRLGIDVFEVHGGEGEIEAAMVTIGKYLTPDLYISFGQSLFGETNVARMRYSITERWQIESQVGEVSGADLFYRLEFR from the coding sequence ATGGTGATGCGCGTTCTCAAATATGTGGTGCCGGGGGTGGTGCTTCTCGGGCTGGTGTTGCTTTTTGGAGCCGGCTACTGGCTGCTGCGCACCCCGGAGGGCGCGCGCTGGACTCTTGCCGCGGTATCGCGCTGGACGCCGGTGACTCTGGAGGCCGAGGCTATTCGGGGGCGCCTCTGGGGGGATCTTGAGCTGGACGGTTTGCAGGTTTTCTGGCCGGGGGGCGAGGCGCGCAGCGATGCCCTGCGCCTGCGGTGGCGACCCGGTGATCTGAGGGCCCTGCGCTTGGCGGTGATGGAACTCGACCTGGGCCGTCTGGAGATCGTCTGGGACGCGGCCGAGGAGCCCCCGCCGCCTGCCGTGGAACCCGAGGAGCAACCCTTGCGCCTGGCCTGGCCGCGCCTGGAAGGACTGCCCCTGCGGGTGGTTCTGCTGGTTGAAAGGTTGCAGGCCGAACAGGTGAGTTTCGGCGCCCGCGGGACCGCGCCCCAGGTATTGGCTGATGTACGGCTGGCTCTGGGTTGGCAGGACGGGGAAGTCTCTTTGCAGGATCTCGCCCTCGCCGGTGATTTCGGCCGCATCGAGGCGCAGGCGCGTGCCCGCTTGACTGAGCCTTTCCTGAGTGCCGAGCTGCGCTGGCAGGACGAGCCGGCGGCTCTGGACATCGATGGCGTCGAGCTGTCTCTGGAGCTGCGCGAGGTTTCCGGTCTGGTGGTGGGCGGCCCCGTGACGGTGCAGCTATACGCGGCCGGTGCCCCGTTGGTGCAACTCGAGGGCCGCCTGGCGCTCCATGAGATGGCGCTGAGCTTCGAGGAGTTGCTCCTGGCGCGATCCGGGGCCGCCGATCGCGTGCGCGGGACCGCCTCCGTCGACTGGAGCGGCCGCGATCTGCAATTCGCCGCGAATCTGAATCTCGAAAATCTCAACTTGGAACCGGAATTAGGCTGGGCCACGGATCTGTCAGGCCGCCTTGAGGTGCAGGGTGATTTGGCGGCCTATGCGGGGAGCATCGACCTGCGCAACGCCCGTCCGGGCTGGGAAGACCTCGCCCTGGCCGCTCTGGTGCGCGGCAGCGCGGAGGATCTGAGCTTGAGCGACATCCGGGCGCGGTGGCTCGACGGGAGCCTCAGCGGTGATCTGGACATGCACTGGAGCGCGGGATTTTTTCTTGACGCGCGCTTGAGCGGCGCAGGACTCGATCCCGGGGTGATCGAAGGTGCACCGGCAGGGCGTTTGAACTTTGATCTGGTATCCGCACTGCAACTGCCTCCCGGGGAAGACCTCAGCGTGACGGCCGCTGGGCAGCTGCGCGACAGTCACCTGCTCGACCAGCCTTTTGACGCTCATTTCGACTTGCTTTGGGCCGAGGAGGACCTGCATCTGCATGCCTTGCACCTTCAGACCGAGGGCGTAGAGCTTGAGGCCCTCGGCCGCTTGAGCGAAGCGGTGCATTTCACCGCTCTCGTCGAGGATTTCGCGGTGCTGTTGCCGGATCTGTCCGGCAGTGCCCGGGCCGAAGGCCGGGTGGTGTTGCGCGACGGTCGACCGGGTGGGGAGATCCGGGCCGAGGGCTCCGACCTGGCCATTGCGGATCTACGTCTGGCCCGCTGGCAGCTCCAGGCCGACCTCAGGGATCTGGAGGCACCGGGGAATATCGAGGCCAGTCTCTGGGATATGCGCCACGGTGACATCCGCCTGCGCGAGGTTGAGGCGCAGTTTGCCGGATTGATCGAGGAGCATGCCATCGACCTGCGCCTTGACTGGGGCACGGGGCGCTTGCGCAGCACTGCCCGCGGGGGCTGGTACGATGAGGCCTGGCGGGGTGAGATCGCCCGCTTGCAGGGCGAGGAGCGGGCCCTGGGCGCCTGGTGGTTTGCGCAGCCCGTGCGGATCGAGGCCGGCGCGCAGCTTGTGGAGTTGGCCGGACTGGTTCTGGAAGCTGAAACCGGTGGAGTGCTGCGCCTCGACGGCGCCTTTGCGCCCGAGGAGTTTAGCGGTGATCTGCACGGTTCCTGGCAGGCCTTCAACCTTGAACTCCTCAATCCTTGGTTGCCGGATATGCAGTTGGCGGGAGATACCAGCGGTGAGCTAGAGGTTCGCATTCATTCCGCCGAGCGTCTCGATCTGGCCGCGGAGATTGAGCTCGCGACTCAGGTCGCCCTGGAAACCGGCATCATCGAAGTGCGCGAGGCGGCGCTGACCTTGGGCTGGGACGCTCAGGGATTGGCGGCGCGGGCGCTGGTCCGGGTCGATGACGCCGGTACCTTGACCCTGGTAGTGGCGTCCGATGATCCCGGAGCACCCCGAATCCCCGAGCGGGGAGACATCGAGGCGCACTGGAGCGGGGTTGCCTTGGAAGATCTGGCCGCGCGCTTTTATCTGCCCCTGGATCTCTGGGGTGCGCTCAGCGCCGATCTGAGCGGCAACTGGGACGCGGATCTGAATGTAGCGCTACGCGGCGCGCTGCGTATCGCCGAGGGCGGGTTGCGCTGGCGCGACGAGGACGGCGAGATCACCGCCGCTCTGCAAACCGCCCAGCTGGATTGGCAGTGGCAGGGCGCGGACCTGGTTGGTGAACTCGATGTGCTGCTGTCCGACTTCGGTGCGGTGCAGGGCAATTTTCAACTGCCCTTGCCGGCGCGTCTGCCGACCGCTTTCGACGAGGCGGCACCCCTGGCGGCACGCCTGCGCGTGCAGGTGCGTGAGCATGGCCTGCTTGCGACCTTCATGCCGGGGTTGGTCGATGAAACCGCGGGCGACTTGCGGGCCGATCTGCAGGTCGGCGGCAGTTGGGCCACGCCTGTGTTTTCCGGCGATTTTTCCCTGACCGGCGCCGGGGCGATCCTGCCCGCCACGGGGGTGGTGCTGCGGGAGTTGGAGCTGCACGGCGAACTCGACGGTCAGCAGGTGCGCCTCAGCTCCTTCGGGGTGCGCTCCGGGCGCGGGCGGCTCGATGGCCGCGGCCTGGTGCAGCTCGACGATTGGGCCCTGCAATCCTACAGCTTTGAAATCGCGGGGCGCGATTTTCAGGTGGCCGATCTGCCCGAACTGGAAATTCGTATCAATCCCGATCTGCGCATCGAAGGCGCCCTTGATCGGCTGCGCGTCAGCGGCGAGGTGCGGGTTCCTCTGTTCGTGGTGACGGGCTGGCAGGCGCGTACCCCAGTTTCTCCGAGTCCTGACGTGGTGTTCGTCAACGGCGAGGAACTGGAGCCCGAGCGCGGCTTGCCCCTGGATCTGGATCTCAATCTGCGCGTGATACTCGGCGAGAGCGTCGTGATCAAACTCGCCGGCCTCGATGCACGCCTGGGCGGAGACCTGACGCTGACTATGTCCGAGCGAAACGACGTTCTCGGTACCGGCGAAATTCGCGTGATACAGGGCCACTATGCCGCTTATGGACTCCGGTTGCCCATTACCCGCGGGCGGCTGTTTTTTCCCGGCGGACCGGTGGAGCGGCCGACCCTCGACATCCTGGCTCTGCGCACCGTGGGTGAGGTGCGCGCCGGCGTGCAGGTCAGCGGCACCCCGCAGGTGCCGGTGGTACGGCTTTATTCGGAGCCCGGCATGCCCGATACCGATGTCTTGTCCTATATCGTCCTCGGCCGGCCCATGGGCGCCGGCCAGGGCCAGGTGGATGCCCTGATGCTGGCGGCCGGGGCGTTGCTTTCCCAGGGCGAGTCGGCGGCTCTCCAGGACCGGCTGCGGCGGCGCCTGGGCATTGATGTGTTCGAGGTCCATGGCGGCGAGGGCGAGATCGAGGCGGCCATGGTGACCATCGGCAAGTATCTCACTCCCGATCTCTACATCAGCTTCGGTCAGTCGCTGTTCGGCGAAACCAACGTGGCCCGCATGCGCTACAGCATCACCGAGCGCTGGCAAATCGAATCCCAGGTCGGAGAGGTGAGCGGCGCGGACCTGTTCTACCGCCTCGAATTTCGCTGA
- a CDS encoding transglutaminase family protein, translating into MMRVKTVLHGLSALIALLGYLVLAPHLDPLPLLAFPLLLVLALLGEARGLRLLPNWAVNAAGVAAFALYVPQLSPTHLVPAVNILALLLGLRLLGDQSPRQLLQLYVLALFALAGSTLFDLSPRFALYLFTQFLAVALALVLLCFVRSAPDLYLNRAQWRRLLGSAWLLPGLALPLAAALFLVLPRTQVPLWNVLNQQGQATAGYTERVQPGAAPAIATGTALVLRAEMQALAPEDLYWRGTVLNQFDGSAWERRPPPGRAVETPAAGNQVTQRIFPEPTSQPVVFALDTPLSIHGLAAESSPDRVFSGRRRAHQRLSYEAVSTLGRVLVPQVRPPHDFYVQLPADLPPRLRDLAAEIYADAPSAEERLSRLRRYFAEGGFRYSTSDLPTGSDPLGRFLLEERAGHCEFFASAFAVLLRLGDIPARLVGGYYGGDYNEMGGYYLVRENRAHVWVEVLREGVGWERLDPSVYAVNYESALRGPPPGGWRRSLHMGLDTLEHFWSVTLLTFDLERQIQALRQTRGTLRDLSWDMERTRRWGATATLVLVVAGGLGLLWRRRRREDGDALLRAFLGQARRRLGLRRLPPHWGLYDIAAQLDNAAARRFVAVYAAALYGEQPLSQAQRRELQGLLRTMKKSPQRNSRR; encoded by the coding sequence ATGATGCGCGTTAAAACGGTTCTACACGGGCTCAGCGCGCTGATCGCCCTGCTCGGCTACCTGGTCCTGGCGCCACACCTCGACCCACTGCCGCTGCTGGCCTTCCCCCTGCTGCTCGTCCTGGCGCTGCTGGGCGAGGCGCGCGGCCTGCGCCTGCTGCCGAACTGGGCGGTGAATGCGGCCGGGGTGGCGGCCTTCGCCCTTTATGTACCGCAGCTCAGCCCCACCCACCTGGTGCCGGCCGTCAACATCCTCGCCTTGCTGCTCGGGCTGCGCCTGCTCGGCGACCAATCGCCGCGCCAGTTGCTGCAACTCTATGTGCTGGCGCTCTTCGCCCTGGCCGGCTCGACCCTGTTTGATCTCTCGCCGCGCTTCGCCCTGTATCTGTTCACCCAATTCCTCGCCGTCGCCCTGGCCCTGGTGCTGCTGTGCTTTGTGCGCAGCGCGCCCGACCTGTACCTGAACCGCGCGCAGTGGCGCCGGCTGCTCGGCTCCGCCTGGTTGCTGCCGGGCCTGGCCCTGCCCCTGGCGGCGGCCTTATTTCTGGTGCTGCCGCGCACCCAGGTTCCGCTGTGGAATGTTCTCAACCAGCAGGGCCAAGCCACCGCCGGCTACACCGAGCGGGTGCAGCCCGGGGCGGCGCCGGCCATCGCCACCGGCACCGCCCTGGTGCTGCGCGCCGAAATGCAGGCCCTGGCGCCGGAGGATCTCTACTGGCGCGGCACGGTGCTCAACCAATTCGACGGCTCGGCCTGGGAGCGGCGGCCGCCCCCCGGCAGAGCCGTCGAGACTCCGGCCGCCGGGAACCAGGTTACGCAGCGCATTTTTCCCGAACCGACCTCGCAACCGGTCGTCTTCGCCCTCGACACCCCCCTGAGCATCCACGGGCTTGCCGCCGAGAGCAGCCCGGACCGGGTGTTCAGCGGCCGGCGCCGCGCCCACCAGCGCCTGAGCTATGAAGCGGTATCGACCCTCGGCCGGGTGCTGGTTCCACAGGTACGGCCACCGCACGATTTTTACGTGCAGTTGCCCGCCGACCTTCCGCCGCGCCTGAGGGATCTGGCCGCCGAGATCTATGCCGATGCCCCGAGCGCCGAGGAGCGCCTGAGCCGCCTGCGCCGTTATTTCGCCGAGGGCGGATTTCGCTACTCCACCAGCGATCTACCCACCGGCAGCGATCCCCTCGGCCGCTTTCTGCTGGAGGAGCGCGCCGGGCACTGCGAGTTCTTCGCCTCGGCCTTTGCCGTGCTGCTACGGCTGGGCGATATTCCCGCGCGCCTGGTGGGCGGCTATTACGGTGGCGACTACAATGAGATGGGGGGCTACTACCTCGTGCGCGAGAACCGCGCCCATGTCTGGGTGGAAGTGCTGCGCGAGGGGGTGGGCTGGGAGCGGCTGGATCCCTCCGTCTACGCCGTCAACTATGAGAGCGCCTTGCGCGGCCCGCCGCCCGGCGGCTGGCGCCGGTCATTGCACATGGGCCTCGATACTCTCGAGCATTTCTGGTCGGTGACCCTGCTGACCTTCGACCTCGAACGCCAGATCCAGGCTCTGCGCCAGACGCGCGGCACTCTGCGGGATCTGTCCTGGGATATGGAGCGCACGCGGCGCTGGGGCGCGACCGCCACCCTGGTGCTGGTGGTGGCAGGTGGCCTGGGTCTGTTGTGGCGGCGCCGGCGGCGGGAGGACGGCGACGCCCTGCTGCGCGCCTTTCTCGGCCAGGCCCGCCGCCGCCTCGGCCTGCGCCGACTGCCGCCGCATTGGGGCCTCTACGACATCGCCGCGCAACTTGATAACGCGGCGGCGCGCCGCTTTGTCGCCGTCTACGCCGCCGCTCTCTATGGCGAGCAGCCCCTGAGCCAGGCGCAACGCCGGGAGCTTCAAGGGCTGCTGCGGACCATGAAAAAATCCCCTCAGCGAAATTCGAGGCGGTAG
- a CDS encoding DUF58 domain-containing protein, translated as MTLVLGLAAVNTGNNLLYLLVAALLGLLIVSGLLGRANLGGLRVRLRFPEEVYADTPTAASLIVENHQRRARFLLQAEVEEGAAHFPLIAARSAEDQPLSLTFGRRGRRRIGGVRLKSAFPVGFFQRGSWLPLDQEVIVLPRPRPCALPVEGSGRQIRGRADAPRAGHEGDLLGIADYSGQEPLKLIHWKHSARHDSIKVKQLSATAARPLWINLAQCPGTTLEERLGNATYLINLGWRSGRPLGLRLGERVLAPSRGRRHRLRLLHELALYDAR; from the coding sequence GTGACCCTGGTTCTGGGTCTGGCCGCGGTGAACACCGGCAACAATCTGCTCTATCTGCTGGTGGCGGCGCTGCTCGGCCTGCTGATCGTCTCCGGCTTGCTGGGACGCGCCAATCTCGGCGGCCTGCGGGTGCGCCTGAGGTTTCCCGAGGAGGTCTACGCCGACACCCCCACCGCAGCCTCCCTGATTGTGGAAAACCACCAGCGGCGGGCTCGTTTTCTTCTGCAGGCCGAAGTGGAGGAAGGCGCGGCCCATTTTCCACTCATCGCCGCGCGCAGCGCCGAGGATCAACCGCTCAGCCTGACCTTCGGCCGTCGCGGCCGCCGGCGCATCGGCGGCGTGCGCTTAAAATCGGCCTTTCCCGTGGGTTTTTTCCAACGCGGCAGTTGGCTGCCCCTGGACCAGGAGGTGATCGTGCTGCCGCGCCCACGCCCTTGCGCCTTGCCCGTCGAGGGATCGGGGCGCCAGATCCGCGGCCGTGCCGACGCCCCCCGCGCGGGCCACGAGGGCGACCTGCTGGGGATTGCCGACTACAGCGGCCAGGAGCCTCTGAAGCTGATTCACTGGAAACACAGCGCCCGGCACGACAGCATCAAGGTCAAGCAGCTCAGCGCCACGGCCGCGCGACCCTTGTGGATCAACCTGGCGCAATGTCCCGGCACAACCCTCGAGGAGCGCCTCGGCAACGCCACCTATCTCATCAACCTGGGATGGCGCAGCGGCCGCCCCCTGGGCCTGCGCCTCGGCGAGCGGGTGCTGGCGCCGAGCCGCGGCCGCCGCCACCGTTTGCGCCTGCTGCACGAACTGGCCCTGTATGATGCGCGTTAA
- a CDS encoding AAA family ATPase yields the protein MALAERDHIVSVIDTLANRHLQGKVRAVRLAIIALLSGGHILLEDIPGLGKTTLALALARVLGLSFGRIQCTSDLLPSDITGLSIYRREEHRFEFLPGPIFNNLVLVDEINRAMPKTQSALLEAMGERRVTVEGTTHVLPEPFLVIATQNPVEQIGTFPLPESQLDRFSLCTGIGYPPAAVEKAIIGGGSVRDQIGRLPALLSRDQILAARAALRDVHLGEKVIDYIYALTLATREHPAVLAGVSTRGAITLGEAARAAAYLDGRAFVTPEDVKQVAPAALAHRLIVRPEHESLPKEELLRLLLNELPVPRA from the coding sequence ATGGCGCTTGCCGAGCGTGACCACATCGTTTCTGTCATCGACACCCTGGCCAACCGTCACCTGCAAGGCAAGGTGCGCGCCGTGCGCCTGGCCATCATCGCCCTGCTCTCGGGGGGCCACATCCTGCTCGAGGACATCCCCGGCCTGGGCAAAACCACCCTGGCCCTGGCCCTGGCGCGGGTCCTGGGCCTGTCCTTCGGCCGCATCCAGTGCACCAGCGACCTGCTGCCCAGCGACATCACCGGGCTGTCCATTTACCGACGCGAGGAGCATCGCTTCGAGTTTCTGCCCGGCCCCATTTTCAACAACCTGGTGCTGGTCGACGAGATCAACCGCGCCATGCCCAAAACCCAGAGCGCCCTGCTGGAAGCCATGGGCGAGCGACGCGTGACCGTGGAGGGCACCACTCACGTGCTGCCCGAACCCTTTCTGGTCATCGCCACCCAAAACCCCGTGGAGCAGATCGGCACCTTCCCCCTGCCCGAATCCCAGCTCGATCGCTTCAGCCTGTGCACCGGCATCGGCTACCCGCCGGCGGCCGTGGAAAAGGCCATCATCGGCGGCGGCAGCGTGCGCGATCAGATCGGGCGCCTGCCGGCGCTGCTGAGCCGCGACCAGATTCTCGCCGCGCGCGCCGCCCTGCGCGACGTTCACCTGGGCGAAAAGGTCATCGACTACATCTACGCCCTGACCCTCGCCACCCGCGAGCACCCGGCGGTACTGGCCGGAGTCTCCACGCGCGGCGCCATCACCCTCGGCGAAGCCGCGCGCGCCGCCGCCTACCTCGACGGACGCGCCTTCGTCACCCCCGAGGACGTCAAGCAGGTCGCCCCGGCCGCCCTCGCCCACCGCCTGATTGTGCGGCCGGAACATGAAAGCCTGCCAAAGGAGGAGTTATTACGCCTGTTGCTCAACGAGCTTCCCGTGCCCCGGGCCTGA
- the folK gene encoding 2-amino-4-hydroxy-6-hydroxymethyldihydropteridine diphosphokinase, whose translation MQSIFLALGANLGEREEHLRQARALLQRAEGVTILAWSPLYETDPVGGPEGQGPYLNAVLAGTTSLAPADLLRLCQEVEAACGRVREQAWGPRTLDIDLLIYGDLVLEAPDLILPHPRLHERRFVLEPLCDLAPDLIHPLLKKSMRRLLADFDQAQRVSRVLESW comes from the coding sequence ATGCAAAGTATTTTTCTGGCCTTGGGCGCCAACCTCGGTGAGCGCGAGGAACATCTGCGCCAGGCGCGCGCTCTGCTGCAACGCGCCGAGGGGGTGACGATTCTCGCCTGGTCGCCCCTCTACGAGACCGATCCGGTGGGGGGACCCGAGGGCCAGGGCCCTTACCTCAACGCGGTTTTGGCCGGCACCACCTCGCTGGCGCCCGCGGATTTGCTGCGCCTGTGCCAGGAGGTCGAGGCGGCGTGCGGGCGGGTGCGCGAGCAAGCCTGGGGGCCGCGGACCCTGGATATCGACCTTCTCATCTATGGAGACCTGGTGCTGGAGGCGCCTGATTTGATTCTTCCCCATCCCCGCCTGCATGAACGGCGCTTTGTGCTTGAGCCCCTGTGCGATCTGGCCCCCGACCTGATTCATCCCCTGCTGAAAAAAAGCATGCGTCGCCTGTTGGCCGATTTCGATCAGGCTCAGCGCGTCAGCCGCGTTCTGGAAAGCTGGTGA
- a CDS encoding YHS domain-containing protein: protein MTRLLILTLLLCVGYSLWTYLRRALGGQRPPQAPPPRRRAGGRQGEDLVQDPQCGTYVPRSEAVETQVGGARLYFCSTECRDAFRARQG, encoded by the coding sequence ATGACCCGGCTCCTGATTCTGACCCTGCTGCTCTGCGTCGGTTACAGTCTGTGGACCTATTTGCGCCGCGCCCTGGGGGGCCAGCGTCCGCCGCAGGCGCCGCCGCCGCGCCGTCGCGCCGGCGGTCGCCAGGGTGAGGATCTGGTGCAGGATCCCCAGTGCGGCACCTACGTGCCGCGTAGCGAGGCGGTGGAAACCCAGGTCGGCGGCGCGCGCCTCTATTTCTGCTCGACCGAGTGTCGCGACGCCTTTCGCGCCAGGCAAGGTTAG